Proteins encoded by one window of Mycoplasma capricolum subsp. capricolum ATCC 27343:
- a CDS encoding lipoprotein → MKKLLKVLTVVGFSALAAAPVVACEKKDKEKTEQKQTFNQ, encoded by the coding sequence ATGAAAAAGCTACTAAAAGTATTAACAGTTGTTGGTTTTTCAGCACTAGCTGCAGCTCCAGTTGTTGCATGTGAAAAAAAAGATAAAGAAAAAACAGAACAAAAACAAACTTTCAATCAATAA